One stretch of Clavibacter michiganensis DNA includes these proteins:
- a CDS encoding helix-turn-helix transcriptional regulator, protein MSTASAPDGRHRAASPLHALPALDDERAGGAGLPGTTRPAPRTRPHDGDATVDTIAPHEGGAAPEGRAADLADWAAESPAPALRRGHMAGTDLDEAIERYRALHPGTDFRAAKGPGDFSYRYSFVGDENVTLRSSVFPAEHWGRLPVLADYVVAWWREGSGAVDIGSHEVRSSGTRPFLLPSGRSFSFRSDPAVQNLVHIDAAFLEETAAELHEGRSRPLVFDHTRAPSPEQTSAWRRAVGEASPVLQDATSSPLLRMQAGLLVARATLQLFPWHDVPFSAEMRAPRLSAVRAAIEYLHHHADRPITPADAARAAGISTRVLQLAVRRHEDTTPSALLRGIRLDRVRAELRDASPTTTTVRAVAEQWGFGHLGRFAASYAERFGELPSATLRG, encoded by the coding sequence ATGAGCACCGCATCCGCGCCCGACGGGCGCCACCGCGCCGCGTCCCCCCTGCACGCGCTGCCCGCGCTCGACGACGAGCGGGCCGGCGGTGCCGGGCTGCCGGGCACGACCCGGCCTGCACCCCGCACACGCCCGCACGACGGCGACGCGACCGTCGACACCATCGCGCCCCACGAGGGCGGCGCGGCCCCCGAGGGCCGGGCCGCGGATCTCGCCGACTGGGCCGCGGAGTCCCCTGCTCCCGCGCTCCGCCGCGGCCACATGGCCGGCACCGACCTCGACGAGGCGATCGAGCGCTACCGCGCCCTGCACCCGGGCACCGACTTCCGCGCCGCGAAGGGCCCGGGCGACTTCTCGTACCGGTACTCGTTCGTCGGCGACGAGAACGTCACGCTCCGATCGTCGGTCTTCCCCGCCGAGCACTGGGGCCGGCTGCCCGTGCTGGCCGACTACGTCGTCGCCTGGTGGCGCGAGGGATCCGGCGCCGTCGACATCGGCTCGCACGAGGTGCGCTCGAGCGGGACCCGCCCGTTCCTCCTGCCCTCCGGCCGGTCGTTCAGCTTCCGCTCCGACCCCGCGGTGCAGAACCTCGTGCACATCGACGCGGCCTTCCTCGAGGAGACCGCCGCCGAGCTGCACGAGGGCCGCTCGCGCCCGCTCGTCTTCGACCACACCCGCGCGCCGTCGCCCGAGCAGACCTCCGCCTGGCGGCGCGCGGTCGGCGAGGCGAGCCCCGTGCTGCAGGACGCCACGTCGAGCCCGCTGCTGCGGATGCAGGCCGGCCTCCTCGTCGCGCGCGCCACCCTCCAGCTGTTCCCGTGGCACGACGTGCCGTTCAGCGCGGAGATGCGCGCGCCGCGCCTGAGCGCCGTCCGCGCCGCCATCGAGTACCTGCATCACCACGCCGACCGGCCCATCACGCCGGCCGACGCGGCGCGGGCCGCGGGGATCAGCACGCGCGTGCTCCAGCTCGCCGTGCGGCGCCACGAGGACACGACGCCGAGCGCGCTGCTCCGCGGGATCCGGCTCGACCGCGTGCGCGCCGAGCTGCGCGACGCGTCGCCCACCACGACCACCGTGCGGGCCGTCGCCGAGCAGTGGGGCTTCGGCCACCTCGGCCGGTTCGCCGCCTCCTACGCGGAGCGCTTCGGCGAGCTGCCGAGCGCGACGCTGCGCGGCTGA
- a CDS encoding ferritin-like domain-containing protein gives MFDRKFISQAIDRSAQSPLDRRRFFSAAGVAGLGVGAAALIPATGAQAADAQAEADAGAVTDAAVLNFALNLEYLEAEFYLRAVTGNGLVPNDTTGVGTLGAVTGGRAVQFQDYAIRQYAYEIAQDEKAHVKFLRAALGSARVARPAINLDAAFTAAARAAGLISGTQTFDAFANQENFLLASFIFEDVGVTAYKGAAPLITNKTYLEAAAGILAVEAYHAGIIRSQLFARGLAAPANAISNARDSLDGSTDLDQGITVSGGANLVPTDANSIAFSRTTGQVLNIVYLNSKAVNRGGFYPAGINGSITTSAAN, from the coding sequence ATGTTCGACAGGAAGTTCATCAGCCAGGCCATCGACCGGAGCGCGCAATCGCCCCTGGATCGCCGTCGTTTCTTCAGCGCCGCGGGCGTCGCGGGACTCGGCGTCGGCGCCGCGGCCCTCATCCCCGCGACCGGGGCCCAGGCGGCCGACGCCCAGGCCGAGGCCGACGCGGGCGCCGTCACGGACGCCGCCGTCCTCAACTTCGCGCTCAACCTCGAGTACCTGGAGGCCGAGTTCTACCTCCGCGCCGTGACCGGCAACGGCCTCGTCCCGAACGACACCACGGGCGTCGGCACGCTGGGCGCCGTGACCGGCGGCCGCGCGGTCCAGTTCCAGGACTACGCGATCCGCCAGTACGCCTACGAGATCGCGCAGGACGAGAAGGCGCACGTCAAGTTCCTCCGCGCCGCCCTCGGATCCGCGCGGGTCGCGCGCCCGGCGATCAACCTGGACGCCGCGTTCACGGCCGCGGCCCGCGCCGCCGGCCTCATCAGCGGCACCCAGACCTTCGACGCGTTCGCCAACCAGGAGAACTTCCTGCTGGCCTCCTTCATCTTCGAGGACGTCGGGGTCACGGCGTACAAGGGCGCCGCGCCGCTCATCACCAACAAGACGTACCTCGAGGCGGCCGCCGGGATCCTCGCGGTCGAGGCCTACCACGCGGGCATCATCCGCTCGCAGCTGTTCGCCCGGGGCCTCGCGGCGCCCGCCAACGCGATCTCGAACGCGCGCGACTCCCTCGACGGGTCCACGGACCTCGACCAGGGCATCACGGTCTCGGGCGGCGCCAACCTCGTGCCGACCGACGCGAACAGCATCGCGTTCAGCCGCACGACCGGCCAGGTGCTCAACATCGTGTACCTGAACAGCAAGGCCGTGAACCGCGGCGGGTTCTACCCGGCCGGCATCAACGGGAGCATCACCACGAGCGCCGCGAACTAG
- a CDS encoding TetR/AcrR family transcriptional regulator, which produces MRDDAIDGRRRRYAHRRGELLRAATEHALDHGIGDLTLRGIADGVGVSHATLVHHFASRDALIAEIVERVLAETFSSPDLVAGADDPLLALWARATDPDGLRHVRLFVAITGRSLHGDPPFAGAVARSIRERTALIAGALEAAGRAPADASAAATLILGAMRGLMVDLLLTGDRERIDAAFTALAAGQARGD; this is translated from the coding sequence ATGCGCGACGACGCGATCGACGGACGGCGGCGGCGATACGCCCACCGCCGCGGCGAGCTGCTCCGGGCGGCGACCGAGCACGCCCTCGACCACGGCATCGGCGACCTGACCCTCCGCGGCATCGCCGACGGCGTCGGGGTGAGCCACGCCACCCTCGTGCACCACTTCGCCTCCCGGGACGCGCTCATCGCCGAGATCGTCGAGCGCGTGCTCGCGGAGACGTTCTCCTCGCCCGACCTCGTCGCCGGGGCCGACGACCCGCTGCTGGCCCTGTGGGCGCGCGCCACGGATCCCGATGGCCTGCGGCACGTCCGGCTCTTCGTGGCGATCACCGGTCGCAGCCTCCACGGCGACCCGCCCTTCGCCGGCGCGGTGGCGCGCTCCATCCGGGAGCGCACGGCCCTCATCGCCGGGGCGCTCGAGGCCGCCGGACGCGCTCCCGCGGACGCGTCGGCCGCTGCCACCCTGATCCTCGGCGCGATGCGCGGCCTCATGGTCGACCTCCTCCTCACCGGCGACCGCGAGCGGATCGACGCAGCGTTCACGGCCCTCGCGGCCGGGCAGGCGCGCGGGGACTGA
- a CDS encoding poly(ethylene terephthalate) hydrolase family protein: protein MTTTRGGRRGPLLTTAAMLVAAGTALGLAAPAQAAAVNPYERGPEPSTASIEATRGSFAVSETSVSRLTARGFGGGTIHYPTTTSAGTFGAVAIAPGYTARESSIAWLGPRLASQGFVVFTIDTITTSDQPSSRGDQLRAALSYVATESSVRGRVDGSRLAVMGHSMGGGGSLQAAKDDPAIRAVIPMTPYNLDKTWPEVVAPTLVIGAEDDSVAPVSRHAEPFYESLTQASEKAYLELRGASHFAPNISNTTIASASIAWLKRHVDADTRYERFICPAPAVSLQISEYRGTC from the coding sequence ATGACGACGACGAGGGGCGGCCGACGCGGCCCGCTCCTGACCACGGCGGCGATGCTGGTGGCGGCAGGTACCGCCCTCGGGCTCGCCGCCCCCGCCCAGGCGGCGGCGGTCAACCCGTACGAGCGGGGACCCGAGCCGAGCACCGCGAGCATCGAGGCCACGCGGGGCTCGTTCGCGGTGTCGGAGACGTCGGTGTCCCGGCTCACGGCCCGCGGCTTCGGTGGCGGCACCATCCACTACCCGACCACCACGAGCGCCGGCACCTTCGGCGCCGTCGCCATCGCGCCCGGCTACACGGCCCGCGAGTCGAGCATCGCCTGGCTCGGCCCGCGCCTCGCGTCGCAGGGCTTCGTCGTGTTCACCATCGACACGATCACCACATCGGACCAGCCGAGCTCGCGCGGCGACCAGCTCCGCGCGGCGCTGTCCTACGTGGCGACCGAGAGCTCCGTGCGCGGCCGCGTCGACGGCTCCCGGCTCGCGGTCATGGGGCACTCGATGGGCGGCGGCGGATCCCTGCAGGCGGCCAAGGACGACCCGGCGATCCGCGCGGTCATCCCGATGACGCCGTACAACCTCGACAAGACGTGGCCCGAGGTGGTCGCGCCCACCCTGGTCATCGGCGCGGAGGACGACAGCGTGGCCCCGGTCTCCCGTCACGCCGAGCCCTTCTACGAGTCGCTGACGCAGGCGTCGGAGAAGGCGTACCTGGAGCTCCGCGGCGCGAGCCACTTCGCCCCGAACATCTCGAACACGACCATCGCGAGCGCGAGCATCGCCTGGCTCAAGCGCCACGTCGACGCGGACACCCGCTACGAGCGCTTCATCTGCCCGGCGCCCGCGGTGAGCCTCCAGATCAGCGAGTACCGCGGCACCTGCTGA
- a CDS encoding GntR family transcriptional regulator: MPRPHDSAPRTAVVAPGPVPKHAQLRAILLADIGGAWPAHSAIPSERELAIAHDVSRATVRQALRQLIEERRLYTVQGKGTFVAGERIQSQLHLASFTEDMRRRGMMATTLVRHARFDTPPLEARAALGLDEGERAWSIERLRLADGTPMALEIGWYSPRVAADLGDHDLSASLYGVLAERYGVHIDGAEQTVWADAADADTAAALEVTAGAPTLVFRRTSRAGGRPVEHVTSWYRGDRYQVRMALTGD; encoded by the coding sequence ATGCCCCGACCCCACGATTCCGCCCCCCGGACCGCCGTCGTCGCGCCCGGCCCGGTGCCCAAGCACGCCCAGCTGCGGGCGATCCTGCTCGCCGACATCGGCGGCGCGTGGCCCGCGCACTCCGCCATCCCGTCGGAGCGCGAGCTCGCGATCGCCCACGACGTGAGCCGCGCGACCGTGCGGCAGGCGCTGCGGCAGCTCATCGAGGAGCGGCGGCTCTACACGGTGCAGGGGAAGGGCACGTTCGTGGCCGGGGAGCGGATCCAGTCGCAGCTGCACCTGGCCTCGTTCACCGAGGACATGCGGCGGCGCGGGATGATGGCGACTACCCTCGTGCGGCACGCCCGGTTCGACACCCCGCCCCTCGAGGCGCGCGCCGCCCTGGGGCTCGACGAGGGCGAGCGCGCGTGGTCGATCGAGCGGCTGCGGCTGGCCGACGGCACCCCCATGGCCCTCGAGATCGGCTGGTACTCCCCGCGCGTGGCGGCGGACCTCGGCGACCACGACCTCAGCGCCTCGCTCTACGGCGTGCTCGCGGAGCGGTACGGCGTGCACATCGACGGCGCCGAGCAGACGGTGTGGGCCGACGCCGCGGATGCGGACACCGCCGCGGCGCTGGAGGTGACCGCGGGGGCACCCACCCTGGTGTTCCGCCGCACCTCCCGCGCCGGCGGGAGGCCTGTCGAGCACGTGACGTCGTGGTACCGCGGCGATCGCTACCAGGTGCGCATGGCGCTCACCGGCGACTGA
- a CDS encoding PTS sugar transporter subunit IIA → MVHVLSPLVGVALPLSSVPDALFGAGVMGPGAAITPPAETVDVVAPIDGTLLQVFPHAFVVVADDGLAVLVHLGIDTVQLAGAGFTAFAAKGDRVAAGAPVIAYDVPAILAAGLSSVVPVIVLERQAEDVRVLVDEGAALLPGAPLISV, encoded by the coding sequence GTGGTCCATGTGCTGTCCCCGCTCGTGGGGGTCGCCCTGCCCCTGTCGTCCGTGCCCGATGCGCTCTTCGGCGCGGGCGTGATGGGCCCCGGAGCGGCGATCACGCCGCCGGCCGAGACGGTCGACGTGGTCGCCCCCATCGACGGCACGCTCCTGCAGGTCTTCCCGCACGCCTTCGTGGTCGTGGCCGACGACGGCCTCGCCGTGCTCGTCCACCTCGGCATCGACACCGTGCAGCTCGCGGGTGCGGGCTTCACGGCCTTCGCCGCCAAGGGCGACCGCGTCGCCGCGGGCGCCCCCGTCATCGCCTACGACGTCCCCGCGATCCTCGCCGCCGGCCTCTCCAGCGTCGTCCCCGTCATCGTGCTCGAGCGCCAGGCGGAGGACGTCCGCGTGCTCGTCGACGAGGGCGCCGCCCTGCTCCCCGGCGCGCCCCTGATCTCCGTCTGA
- a CDS encoding PTS transporter subunit EIIC: protein MTATAPPRRRRTVPGFAHMQRLGKSLMLPIAVLPAAGILLRVGQPDLLGRIDLPVIGPFFQAMSAAGGALFDNLALLFAVGVAIGFAKKADGSTALSAVVGYLVLSNVFTAMSPVVLAGQTTAAGAQVEIDYSVFGGIVVGLVTAWLFDRYHTIQLPSYLGFFGGRRFVPIIVSLVSLVIGFGLSYAYPVFNLGLAGLGAFIGGTGALGAFVYGFTNRMLIPVGLHHILNSYVWFLQGSYTKADGSVVTGELTRFAAGDPTAGALTSGFYPVLMFGLPAAALAMIHLSNPAQRKAAVGILGAAGLTAFLTGVTEPLEFAFMFAAFPLYVVHALLTGLSLAIANLLDIHLGFSFSAGLFDLLLYGTAPAAKNIGLLVIMGVVYFAVYYVLFRLVIKRWNLRTPGREDVAAPVDEAARTDADSAAAAGLAAAAPPAAAPVVDASAPTAERLIQAFGGRDNLVLVDACITRLRVEVADRTLVDHARLKELGAAGVMEVGDNVQAVFGPRAESLKDAMREVL from the coding sequence ATGACCGCCACCGCCCCGCCGCGTCGCCGGCGCACCGTCCCGGGCTTCGCCCACATGCAGCGCCTCGGCAAGAGCCTGATGCTCCCGATCGCGGTGCTGCCCGCCGCCGGGATCCTGCTCCGGGTCGGGCAGCCCGACCTGCTCGGCCGCATCGACCTGCCCGTCATCGGCCCGTTCTTCCAGGCGATGAGCGCCGCGGGCGGCGCGCTGTTCGACAACCTGGCGCTCCTGTTCGCGGTGGGCGTCGCCATCGGCTTCGCCAAGAAGGCCGACGGCTCGACCGCGCTCTCGGCGGTGGTCGGGTACCTCGTGCTCTCGAACGTGTTCACGGCCATGTCGCCGGTCGTGCTCGCCGGCCAGACCACGGCGGCCGGCGCGCAGGTGGAGATCGACTACAGCGTCTTCGGCGGGATCGTCGTGGGCCTGGTCACCGCCTGGCTGTTCGACCGGTACCACACCATCCAGCTGCCCTCCTACCTGGGCTTCTTCGGCGGACGCCGGTTCGTGCCGATCATCGTCTCGCTCGTGAGCCTCGTCATCGGGTTCGGGCTGAGCTACGCGTACCCGGTCTTCAACCTCGGCCTCGCGGGCCTCGGCGCCTTCATCGGCGGCACGGGCGCGCTTGGCGCGTTCGTGTACGGCTTCACCAACCGGATGCTCATCCCCGTGGGCCTGCACCACATCCTCAACTCCTACGTGTGGTTCCTCCAGGGCTCCTACACGAAGGCCGACGGCAGCGTCGTCACGGGCGAGCTGACCCGCTTCGCCGCGGGGGACCCCACGGCCGGCGCGCTCACCTCGGGCTTCTACCCGGTGCTCATGTTCGGGCTCCCGGCCGCGGCGCTGGCGATGATCCACCTGTCGAACCCGGCGCAGCGCAAGGCGGCCGTCGGCATCCTCGGCGCGGCGGGCCTCACGGCGTTCCTCACCGGCGTCACCGAGCCCCTCGAGTTCGCGTTCATGTTCGCGGCCTTCCCGCTGTACGTCGTGCACGCCCTGCTCACCGGGCTCTCGCTCGCGATCGCGAACCTGCTCGACATCCACCTCGGCTTCTCGTTCTCGGCGGGCCTCTTCGACCTGCTGCTCTACGGCACCGCCCCCGCGGCCAAGAACATCGGGCTGCTCGTGATCATGGGCGTCGTCTACTTCGCCGTCTACTACGTGCTCTTCCGCCTCGTGATCAAGCGCTGGAACCTGCGCACGCCCGGCCGGGAGGACGTGGCGGCGCCCGTCGACGAGGCCGCCCGCACGGACGCGGACTCGGCTGCCGCTGCCGGGCTCGCCGCCGCCGCGCCTCCGGCCGCCGCCCCCGTCGTCGACGCGTCGGCCCCCACCGCCGAGCGGCTGATCCAGGCCTTCGGCGGGCGCGACAACCTCGTCCTCGTGGACGCGTGCATCACGCGCCTGCGCGTCGAGGTCGCGGACCGCACGCTCGTCGACCACGCCCGCCTCAAGGAGCTCGGCGCCGCCGGCGTGATGGAGGTGGGCGACAACGTCCAGGCCGTCTTCGGCCCGCGCGCGGAGTCGCTGAAGGACGCGATGCGCGAGGTGCTCTGA